tgacttgggcaaattatttaacttccccAGGCCCcaatctcctcatctgtaaaaacaaaagtaatcaTGATGCTCCCCATGCATGGTTGTTGCGAAAATACATTCCACCTATTCTTATTTGCCTGGCCCTGGTAGAGGCTCAATGAATAATCTTTGGATGGAATTGAACCTGTGAACATTTGTTAGTGTCCTCTCTCTTTTTGCACCATTAATTTTGCCTTCAATATTTGTCAAGGTTTTCCCCAATGTACTATCAGTCTTAAAGACAGTGGTTATACCCAATCTTAACTAACAGaaagccaggtgcaatggcacacacctgtaatcctagtaacTTATTTTCACAACCACCATAATATAGTAACTTAATACATGTGTACAGCTTagactgtgcctggcacattaaTAGCATTCAATataagtttttacttttattactaacctaaaatatactacaagcttatttcctattctttccttttaaaaatcctgaACACTCAAATTAGAAAAAGTGtagaagccaggcgtggtggtacatgcccatAGTCCTGgctgctcaggaggcttaggcaggagatcactggagcccaggagtttgagtccgccatgggcaacgtagtgagacctcatctccccatctcaaaaaaaaaaaaaaaagtgtaggaaTGCaatacaaattggaaaaaaaacaaattatcaatAAGTGGGTAAATTATGAAACATTCGTACACTAGAAACCTCTATAGCCATTAAGAATGTTATCTTTGTACTGATGTAGAAAAATGTCCATACATTTTGATAATAGAACTGGTGAGTTAATATGGAATGTGTAGCACAATCTTGTTaaaaatttggccgggtgcagtggctcacgcctgtagttccagcactttgggaggccaaggtgggtggatcacttgagcccaggagttcaagaccagcctggtcaacatggtgaaaccccgtctctaccaaaaatacaaaaaaaaattagccgggtgtggtggcacatgcctgtagttccagctacaggggaggctgaggtgggaaaatcgcttgaacccaggaggcaaaggtcgcagtgagccaagattgtgccactgcactccagcctgggcgatacagcaagtccctgtctcaataaataaataaatacataaataaataaataaatttaggccgggcgcggtggctcacacctgtaatcccagcactttggaaggccaaggcgggcggatcacgaagtcaggagattgagaccaacctggctaacatggtgaaaccctgtctctactaaaaatacaaaaaattagccaggtgtggtggcacgcgcctgtagtcccagctactcgggaggctgaggcaggagaatggcgtgaacctgggaggcggagcttgcagtgagctgagatggcaccactgcactccggcctgggcaacagagtgagactccgtcacaaaaaaaaaaaaaaaaaaatttagtgtcCACCATGTACTAGGCATTGTTCTAGAAATAGCTGTGAACAAAACACAAAAGTTCCTGTCTTCATACAGCTTTCCATTCTAGAGGAAggacaaggaaaaaaatagtgaTAATTATTAAGGAGGGAAATAATAATGCAAGGAAGGAGGATGCAAAGTAATGGGAGGGGAAGGTACATTGGTGGGGTGTTACAATTTTAGGTATGGTGGCCAGGAAGGCCTAACTGATAATGGGACACTGGAGGAAGCCACGTGGACATCTGCTGGAACAGCATCCTAGGTAGTGGAATCAGCCAGTGTAGATGTCCTGAGGTGGAGGGCGCCTTTCGTATCTGAGGAATGAAGCCAGCCTGTCTGGAGTGAAACAAACAAGATGGAGAAATACAGCAGATGAGGTCAGCAGGAGGACAAAGGGAAGAAGGGGCCCCAGGCTGTGTGGCGTCTTGTGGATCACTGAGAGGGTTTTAGTTTTACTCATCAGAAACAAGTAGCCACTGACAAAGTTTTGACACAATCACCATCAAGACCATATTGAGAACAGACTGGAGGGGCAAGGATGGAAGTGGGAAGACCAGATAGAAGGTAACCTCAGGTATAACAAGCTGGGCAAGAGATGATGGTGTTTTGGACCAGGGCTGCAGAGGCAGTAACAAAAGGTTGGATTCCAATTTGAAATGCCTATTAAACATCCAAATAGAGGTACTGAGCAGGCAGGCAGATATATAAGCCTAGACTTAGGGGAAGAGATACAGGCAAAACTCTGTTTAAATCATCAGTGTGCAGATGATAACCGCCCAGGGAAAGTGCCGAGAGAAGAAAAACAGGCGGAAAGACAGACAGCTGAGGTGCCCATCAGCAAAGACAACTGAGAATGAAGAGTCAGAGACAGGAAGAAAACCAGAGAGTGCTGTGTCCTGGAAGGCAGGTGATGCAAGTGCTTCAAGGAGGGAGTAACTGTGCCAAATGCAGCCCACAGGTCCAGTAACATGAGGACACACGAAGGTCTTAGAGTGAGGCTAGGAAGAGGAGCCATAATTTGTTCAATtatgaaaatcaacaaataaaacaagaaaactccTATAAAGCAGTAAAAAACTGTCTTTAAAGGCCAACTTGCTTGAGTGATACTGATGTAAAAAGTCCACATCAGGCTTTATAATAGCAGCTTTTCTCCAACAAATTGGCAAGGACAACAGAAAACTGGCATGAAGTTGCTATTCTGTCACATACAGTAGTTTGTGCTACACAAAACTGAAAAACGAGCAGAAGTAGGAACTTTTAAAATGGCTTACCGGAGCCAAATGTGGCCATTGGAACAGACTGCCTGTTTGCGATCTGTGAATGGCAAGATCTCTTTACACAAACTACAGTGCTCAGGGAAAGTCTGTTTGTTCATCTTCTTTGAGATATGTCCAATCAGCACCTAGTAAGACAAAGTAGTCCACAAAGTTTAGTGTAAGTGCAGGATTTCCTGAAGAAAAAGCCTACAAACACaaagggaaaattaaaaaataaacaaaaagaagagcAGTATTTTACAGAAGACAAGagatttgcatttccatacagGCTGGTTAtactgtctgaaaaataaaagaactagaagTTTCAACCTGTGTCAActagctaaataaaataaatttattcaggTACTCTGTGACAACAGGGTAAACTGTAACCACTAAGGAGAAAACTGTTCTGAAAACCAAAATCTTATTACTTGCCTTGTTTTAGTTGCTTCTGAAACAAGGATTTCAGAGTTCTGTTAGAAGACAAAGTATTTAGCTATTATTTATAATGCTTTGActttaagaagaaaaagcatAATCTCTATAGGCAAAATATTATGTGGAATACTGCTCTCTTTGTAGAACTGTACAAATATCTATTCTGATGGCCCAAAGACCCATGGCCAACATGGTCCAGTAGCCTGCAATCTGAGACAAGCTGACCCCACTGCAGGGGCACAGCAAGACCCACTATAGGAGCAAGAAGCTGGGAGTGAGAGAGGTAACGACACAGGCTCTAGGCCTTTCTTTGCTTcagttttgcttttctctgctttattAAGATTacactcttggctgggcacagtggctcatgcctgtaatccctgcactttgggaggccaaggcgggtggatcacttgaggtcaggagttcgagatcaggtggccaacacagtgaaaccctgtctctactaaaaatacaaaaattagccaggtatggtggcacacacctgtaatcccagctactcaggaggctgaggcagaaggatctgcCTGAGCCCGTgagtggaagttacagtgagccaagattgcaccactgcacatcagcctgggtgacagaatgagactccatctcaagaaaaaagaaaaaaaaaaaagattatactgtttaaaaataaaagtctggccgggcgcggtggctcacgcttgtaatcccagcactttgggaggccgaggcgagtggatcacgaggtcaggagatcgagaccacggtgaaaccccgtctctactaaaaatgcaaaaaattagccgggcgtggtggcgggcgcctgtagtcccagctacttggagaggctgaggcaggagaatggcgtgaacccaggaggcggagcttgcagtgagccgagattgcaccgctgcactccagcctgggcgacacagcgagactccgtctcaaaaaaaaaaaaaaaaaaaaaagtctgaaaataaacttgaatccaattcattttttttttaaacttcactgGATATGTAATTTGGAAGCTGGGATACACAACCCTCAAGAGTTGTCTTCTCTTACTAGTGATAGCGCCCTTCCAGTTTTGAATCCATTTCTGTTTAACCTCTTATGGATGAATCCACAAGATTTTGGATTAATTCACTAAAATTAGTTCACTTACGTTTCAAAGGGTGTCTTACTAGCCCAGAAGTTGGTAAGCCAGCTATCTTACCTCTTCTGTATATACTCTACAAATTTAAATCCCATCAATttttggccttttttcttttcagtcttaAGAATTCTAACATATGGTCCCTTACAGCAAGGCTGACCAAACTCACTCTGCTATTCAAGACAGGCCAAACATCCTGATAATGATACAGTGACAAAAACAACTCAGAATTCCTCCCTTACAtacctctattttctttttcttttttttttttaagacaaggtctcgctgtggccccgactagagtgcagtggtgagaacatggctcccccatcagcctcccaagtagctaggactacaggcctgtgccgcCACaccagggtaattttttttttttttttactttatgtagagacagggtctcgctatgttgctcaggctggccttgaactcctgggctcaagggatcctcacaccctggcctcccaaagtgctgggggtcACAGGCGtgaccactgtgcccggcccagataTACCTCAATTTTACATAAGGAAGGATTGCTATTTGTTCTCAGTAGCCTTGATCTTGTCAAACTCAACTCTCAACTGTGTTATTCTGACTCACACATACTCAGTGGGAGTGATAGTCCTTCCAAAGCAGCAAATATTAGTTCTTGGGGGACAAAAGTTCTCACTCTTTTTACGTATAaagcatagatatatacacagtacataaacagacacacaaaacACATCTGTGGTATTAAAACTTCATGGGCAGGGGCAATTTGGAAAAAGTGTCTAAAAATGTTCCAGGGGGAGTGATAattaaaaaaaggttaaaaaaatgctAGTTTAACTGTACCAGCATACTAGGCTGATAAtctccaaaataatttataactgCTAATAAAGCAACATCCTAGGTTTAAAAAGTCTTCATTTTATGCATATAGTTGGATTTTTAAGACAGGAATGCATGGTCTTCAATAAACTCAGTTGCTACAGACAGGGATGGGTGTGCAATCTTCTGGTTTTTAAACTGGCTCTGTTGGAATCACATTACCATGCTAAATGTAGCTTCCTAGGCTCATGGAGTATCTGGACAATTACTCTAAATCATTACAAACTCAACCTCTAGTACCTTCTAACATGTTTTTGCTAATTTTTCACTGACTCTTACAATAAACCTAACTAGGTCCCATGGCACTGTAATAACCAGAATACTTTTCCAGACAATTTGGAACACAATGAAACAacgtttaaaaattagcttttttttttttgagatgggtttcgctcttgtcgattgtgcaatggcacaatctcagctcactgcaactttcgcctcccaggttcaagggattctcctgcctcagcctcccaagtagctgggattacaggtgcctgccaccacgcccagctaatttttatttttagtagagatggggctttgccatgttggccaggcttgtctcctggcctcctgaccttgtgatccgccctcctcggcctcccaaagtgctaggattacaggtgtgagccaccacgcccagccccaaaagttaacttttaaagaagaaaagtcaaTTACATGAATGGTGCATCTTAATACTCATAAGACCATTGCAAACATTCTATGAGCAATAATTTCAAAGGCAAATGTGtgtacacaaacatacacattctTTCCAAGAAGAAAGTGCAACAAGTGATCGTGAATGGCTTAACATTAAGAACAAAGACACTGccttcaattaatattttaaataagacttTAGACAGTATCAATCTTTGAAGTAAAAAGGAGTACAGATATTTGTGGTTTTGAGTATTTCAGAACACAGTATATTTCTTGGAACACAAGTTCTTCAGGATTTTAGCAGCTGTTAGCTGCAAGAAAGATTCTCTGATCAAGAATTCTGAGTAATAACGAGCTACACAAAGGTATCGGTTTCTTTTCTGTAGGAATTCTCAGAAACCTTTGAGTGGTAATATGCACTGGGAACCCTAGTGCTATGTTAAGCAACTTAAATTCTATAGAATACATTCTGGATAACAGTGTAAGTTTGTTCTGTTACCAAAATAAAGACTGTGCCCAGTTTTTGTAAAAATGAGACAAGAGTAATAATTCGTTTACTTTATATGTCTTTCTTGACTAAATCTGAAGATATCCTTAAGTCCTATCAAATGGAAAACATGTCACTACACCCCTCCCCTGCAAAATTTTTGTAAAAGAGGAAGGGCAGGGAGCATGGGCACCATATTTCTACAGCCATGATTGCCCATCACATACTACTCAGCTAAATGCAGCCTCTTTGAGCTAATCCAGTCTGGAAAGCTCATCCTGCAAACTTTGCATATCTATTAAGGCCAGTGTGAAGAAGAATCAAAATATTCTTTACGTGCTATGAATGCATCCTCTGCATTAATCCACGTTTCCTATTTATTACCCCGCACCTCATGCAAATCAATTACCTAAAAAATGTCAAAGCAAAAGTTGAGCTTCAGGAACTCAATTTAGGTCACTTCTTTCTCATTAAGAAAGCAGGCTTTACAATTTCAGAGTTTTTGTTAATAAACACCTACCCGTGCAGTTCTGTCATCATACTCTTCATCAGACATTAAAAAGTTACAGAGTCCGCGGGTGGGAATGCTAGTGTTTTCTGTGATCCAGGTGTGCAGATACACTTCTCCTAAGACTCGCTTCATGTGTTCCCTGGTCAAGTGCATTTCCACAGCTTCGATTTTCCCTTGGATTTCCAGGAGTTTCTCTTCCATTGGCTCACGGCCTCCAGCATCTCCAGTCGTGGGGAGCGAGTCATCAGTGGGCTCCTCTACATCTCCTTCCTTACTCCTCTCCTGCAGGCCTTGCTTCACCACCTGTTTGGAAGAAGTGCCTTCTTCCTGCTGCTCATCGTCAGCATTGCCCATCCCAGGCGAATCCACTAGTAAGATTTTTGAGTCCTCATGGGTGGGTTTCCACAAGGCTTCTGAAGGGGTTTTCTGCATTGACTGATATAAAATCCTGAGGAGAAAAAGCTTAAAACGCCAAAAATAGGTGACTCCACTGCTTTCAATCTTTTTTTCCAAAGCTTCTTGTAAAAATTGAGGGatatgtttatcttttaaaatcttcCAGCGTACTAGGTCTATTAAATCTACCTGCTTAAAAAGGTTTTGAACTGAAGATTCCAGGAGCTGAGCAGCTGCCTCTTCAAAGGTTTTGAGAGTAACAAACTGGACCTGGTAGTTTTTGTTAACAGGGTGGAGGCCATTGATCATGCCCTCAGTGGTAATGATGGCCAGGTACGCACCGCAGGGGCTCACTGCTATCCCGTGAGTCCTCACTGAGCCAAACACATCTGAGAGTTTAATCAACTGGTGTTCAAACTTCAATGCAACATCTGTGAAAATGGGAATCAGCTGCCTCACCTTTCCATCACTGGAGCAAGTATAGACTGTTCCATTCTGTTTGTCTGCAGTCATGGAGACAATCGGCAGTGAGTGAAGGCCTGTGACATGGGAATTGTGAACATTCAGCCCTGCTTTGGAGATCAGAAGAAGACACCAAAACACATAAGAGCCTCTTGCAGCCACCACTAAGCTGCAACTACACTTCTGGTAAGGATGATAAAGTGGCACACATTTGATGCTGTGCACAGGTAACTGGTCCATTTCTTTCCACAAGATAACAGGCTGCCTTAAAGTGAAATAGCCTTTGACTGCTTTGAGATTGACAGGAAGAATTTTTATGGGTCCAAAAGCACTCCCCACAATAAGGCCACTCATTTTTCGATTATTGTGCTCATATTCCCACCAAAACAATACACTGGGAGAGGTGATTCCTGACTCAATCGTGTTGCATGAAGAGATGGATTCTTTTCCTACAAACGGCAGCTGAAACTGCCACACGGCGATATTACCGTTTTCAAAGAGGACAGCCAGGAGCACACTGCCAACGTCCCGGCATTCGTTGTTATGTTTGACCTGCTGGGTGGTACAGATGCCCGACCACTCCATTCTGACTGGGGTCTGCATGCTGTGTCTCCTCTGGAACTCAGCAAAATCTCCGAGATTTCCTTCCGGGGCCTCGTTTTTAGAGAGCCTGTAACTGGTCTCATAAAGACGTTCTCCATAGATCTCAGTCAGGTCGACCAGCTGGACCCACTGCAGTCTGTTGAGATTTGCCTGGATGGTCAGGCGATTGTCCATGGTCAGTGCTGCCAAGAGGCACCTGCCATTAGCATCGCAACCCATGGGAGACCAGCTGGTGTACTTGAATCCTCTCATTGGTGGTAAAGCCTTCCCCTCAGGGTTGAACACCCTGTCCAACATGAAAGTCTGACTGACCGTGGGGTCCTTGGAGGCGGCGAATTTCTCCTTGCACTCAGCAACTTCTGTTTTTGAGCCAACCTGAAAATAAGAGATATAAAAACTATCAGATGAGCGTTTACTCAAGGagatgtcaattttttttaaaaagtcagaataaATGTCATTATTCATAGCCTGGTTCCCATATTCTTCTTAGAATTAATATATGCAAGAGAGATGTACTTGATTCTTAAGATTCAACAGAGCATTTACCTGAACTAGTCACAAAACAAAAGGTGTTaacaaatttatgaaaatatgtatctatatatatctttGATGCAAATTGATATTTAGATTTTTACAACATCTTTGCAATGCAAATGCCAGCTTTAGGTCCTTTATCTGAAATTTCATTCACAAATAATGGCGAGAGCCAACTCCAACTGCTTTGTTTACTGTTTCTATAGAATAATGTTCACTCTAATCAGACTATTCTAGTTGCTATTCCTGAacattcccacctcagctttccccGGCTCCCTTGCCTAGTTCTTCTCCCTATGTAAATCCCATCTATCCTACCAGATCTAATTCTCCCTATAAGGCCTTTTGAGGTCATTCAAGCTTTCATTCATTTCTCCCTCCTCCAAGTTCATAACATGTATGGGACagtaagacagagtctcattctgtcacccgggccggagtgcagtggcacaatctcggctcactgcaaaccccacctccagggttcaagtgattctcctgccttagcctcccaagtggctgggattacaagcgtgcaccaccacacccagctaatttttttatttttagtagagactgggtttcactatgttggtcaggctggtcttgaactcctgacctcaaatgatccacctgcctcggcctcccaaagtgctgggattacaggtgtgagccactgtgcccagctgtgagCTCTTTAATAAGATTTTAAAGGGACAtcaaagatggaggaagagataAATGACCAAAAGAAAGTGGTTCAGAACCataaaaaaataggaaagctAAAGCCAAAAAGAGCAGAGACTAGCCAAAAGATGTTTTGTTATGTTGAAAGCAGGAAGTAGGAAGGACTTTATCCACTGTCTTTAGAGaaatggataaaagaaaaagaatccttCAATTATTTTTTAGTGTCAATTTCCTTTTTCAAAGAGGCTGCTCTTTAAACTGGAAAGGGTAGAACATGATTAAAAGGAAATTCCAGCCTAAGACACACACGGATATAGTAAAAGTCACTTGAATGAGTTTAAGTTTTCAAGCCTAGAGGAATTACCCTCCAGGACACAGAAAGCACTTGGAAGACATTAACTCAGAACCACTCACTACATCCTAGATGAAGTCTGGACAACTGTGGATGTATCAGAAAATCAGAGTGCAACAAAGAGTTAAAAAATATCCCccatggctgggcatagtggctcacacctgtactcccagcactttgggaggccgaggtgggtggatcaccggagaccaggagtttgagactagcctgggaaacatagtgaggccccatctctactaaaaatagcaaaaaattagccaggcatggtggtgggcacctgtaaccccagctacttgggaggctggggcaggagaactgcttgaacttgggaggcagaggttgaagtgagccaagattgcgccactgcactccagcctgggtgatgga
The nucleotide sequence above comes from Symphalangus syndactylus isolate Jambi chromosome 3, NHGRI_mSymSyn1-v2.1_pri, whole genome shotgun sequence. Encoded proteins:
- the GTF3C4 gene encoding general transcription factor 3C polypeptide 4 gives rise to the protein MNTADQARVGPADDGPAPSGEEEGEGGGEAGGKEPAADAAPGPSAAFRLMVTRREPAVKLQYAVSGLEPLAWSEDHRVSVSTARSIAVLELICDVHNPGQDLVIHRTSVPAPLNSCLLKVGSKTEVAECKEKFAASKDPTVSQTFMLDRVFNPEGKALPPMRGFKYTSWSPMGCDANGRCLLAALTMDNRLTIQANLNRLQWVQLVDLTEIYGERLYETSYRLSKNEAPEGNLGDFAEFQRRHSMQTPVRMEWSGICTTQQVKHNNECRDVGSVLLAVLFENGNIAVWQFQLPFVGKESISSCNTIESGITSPSVLFWWEYEHNNRKMSGLIVGSAFGPIKILPVNLKAVKGYFTLRQPVILWKEMDQLPVHSIKCVPLYHPYQKCSCSLVVAARGSYVFWCLLLISKAGLNVHNSHVTGLHSLPIVSMTADKQNGTVYTCSSDGKVRQLIPIFTDVALKFEHQLIKLSDVFGSVRTHGIAVSPCGAYLAIITTEGMINGLHPVNKNYQVQFVTLKTFEEAAAQLLESSVQNLFKQVDLIDLVRWKILKDKHIPQFLQEALEKKIESSGVTYFWRFKLFLLRILYQSMQKTPSEALWKPTHEDSKILLVDSPGMGNADDEQQEEGTSSKQVVKQGLQERSKEGDVEEPTDDSLPTTGDAGGREPMEEKLLEIQGKIEAVEMHLTREHMKRVLGEVYLHTWITENTSIPTRGLCNFLMSDEEYDDRTARVLIGHISKKMNKQTFPEHCSLCKEILPFTDRKQAVCSNGHIWLRCFLTYQSCQSLIYRRCLLHDSIARHPAPEDPDWIKRLLQSPCPFCDSPVF